A single Penaeus vannamei isolate JL-2024 chromosome 22, ASM4276789v1, whole genome shotgun sequence DNA region contains:
- the LOC138865724 gene encoding uncharacterized protein, translating into MSPSFVIPLSRPSSLSFTPTVPFPGVTERPFIAWAGGNVTILPSNKGNSVVVLARVSYPQKARDLLDDATTDAPLTSDSWEHIPDTFHRRLKELVSCFLEANLYQRFNIINLRLPHTYWFPKPKSRPAVPLRPIISSRGSATHPLVDWLAESLTPLLGTFSPAHRHSQDFIPRVRGVSSATMMSLDIDSLFTKVPLDDVLNFHQRKLTTEDARLPLPTDIFQLIRLCVGSNSFSFESRSYSQTFTELSPSIRFKVEREVDNKLSFLKLLFIALLTTSPSLYIGNLCTVIDFLRRSFSKLGYPRHIFDVASSRARRTFYNDFSPKETSHLSVLSLLYTEICSLRRPMQPLNCRLTFRQVNTLHNLVHTFPPYAVPCASCDKQYFNKTCASLIKRLYQQQQQRPLTPSVGHRPSDGLESSAHCLPFR; encoded by the exons atgtctccctccttcgtgatTCCTTTATCCCGGCCCTCGAGTCTTTCGTTCACCCCAACCGTTCCATTCCCAGGCGTTACCGAGAGGCCCTTCATAGCCTGGGCAGGGGGgaatgtcaccattttgccttctaaCAAGGGCAATTCGGTGGTGGTCCTTGCCCGTGTTTCCTACCCGCAGAAAGCCCGGGACCTGTTGGATGACGCCACCACCGATGCCCCCCTGACTAGCGACTCCTGGGAACACATTCCTGAtaccttccaccgtcgtctgaaAGAGTTAGTATCCTGCTTTCTGGAGGCGaatctttaccagaggttcaataTCATCAACCTTCGCCTCCCTCATACCTATTGGTTTCCCAAACCCAAAAGCCGGCCGGCCGTGCCTctgcgccccatcatctcctcccggggatctgcGACGCACCCTCTTGTGGACTGGCTGGCggagtctctcactccccttcttggcaCCTTCTCTCCAGCTCACCGCCACTCTCAGGACTTCATCCCCCGTGTCCGTGGTGTCTCGTCGGCGACCATGATGAGCTTGGATATCGACTCTCTTTTTACCAaagtcccgcttgatgacgtcctcaaTTTCCATCAGAGGAAGCTCACTACCGAGGATGCTCGTCTCCCTCTGCCCACCGACAtcttccagctgattcgtctgtgtgtggggtcgaattccttttcctttgagaGTCGCTCCTACTCACAGACGTTCA CTgaactctctccttccatccgtttcaaggtaGAACGGGAGGTTGACAACAAGCTCTCCTTCTTGAAACTCTTGTTCATTGCTCTGCtgaccacttctccttctctctatataggaaacctatgcacagtg atcgatttcctacgtcgctcgttctccaaactgggctaccctcgccatATTTTCGACGTCGCGtcatccagggcgcggcgtaccttctacaacgACTTCTCACCTAAAGAGACCTCTCACCTGTCAGTACTCAGCTTACTCTACACTGAGATCTGCTCTCTCCGTCGCCCCAtgcagcctctcaactgcagactcacctttcgccaggtgaacactctccatAACTTGgttcacaccttccctccctatgctgttccttgtgcttcCTGTGACAAGCAGTATTTTAATAAAACGTGCGCCAGTCTTATTAAGCGTTtgtatcagcaacaacaacaacgccctcttacGCCGTCAGTaggacacaggccatcagatggattggaaagcagcgcgcattgtcttcccttccggtga